The DNA segment CCCGCGCACGCAGCAGGGGATCAACGTCAGCAAGGGCGGGCTTTCGTTCATCTCCGACCGGGCGATCCCGCTGGGCAGCACCATCCAGGTCCGCATCGCCGAGGTGGATCCGCCGTTCGAGGCCGAGGCGCGCGTGGTGTGGTGCGCCAGCGAGGGCGACCGCCACTGCATCGGCGTGCAGTTCCTGAGCGCCAACGACGCCTTCCGCGCGCGGATGGTGGAGCAGGTCTGCTCGATCGAGCAGTACCGCCGCGAAATCGAGGAGCGCGAAGGCCGCGTCCTCACCTCGCCCGAGGCCGCGGCGGAGTGGATCGGCCGTTACGCCGGCCGCTTCCCCGACGCCTGATCCTCAAAGAGGAACGGAGATCCCATCCGTGCGACCGAAGTCGGTGCATCTCCTGCTGCTCGCGGCGTCGGCCGCGCTCTCCATCCCCCGTGCCGCCGCGGGACAGGAGGCGGGTCCGCCACGGCCGCTGCCGCAGCTGGCGCAGGAGCTGTTCATGGTGGAGACGGCCTGCACGCAGGACCGGGGCGAGGTGCAGCTGACCGCGCATTC comes from the Longimicrobium sp. genome and includes:
- a CDS encoding PilZ domain-containing protein is translated as MDHGPETSDLRANPRRSFIRHTAGVPIEVRAVDGGAPRTQQGINVSKGGLSFISDRAIPLGSTIQVRIAEVDPPFEAEARVVWCASEGDRHCIGVQFLSANDAFRARMVEQVCSIEQYRREIEEREGRVLTSPEAAAEWIGRYAGRFPDA